A window of [Clostridium] innocuum genomic DNA:
TTACCTAGAACAATATTTATTTCACCGCTTTTATCTATAATTAATAATGCTTCCTCAAAACGAGTAAAAAATCCAACTAAATATTCAAAATTAGAACCATGCTCAACATCACCATAAATAACTAATTTATCAAGATGAAGTTTACGCATTCTGGTAAGTATTTTTTGTTTTCTTTCTTCAATTGTTTCATCTGTTAAAAATACAGGACTGCCATTACAATCTTTTTTTGGTTCAGAAACTGTTGTTAAAATGATATTTTTCATTATTTCTCCTCATAGATATACAAAATTTGATAAATTTTTTAAATTGTCAGCAATTATTGATTACAAATATAACTGACCATGCAACTTATGTTTATTTGCTAATTCATATTTGATGATCAGTTATAATTTTTTATTCGAGTATTTTTATCGCATTTTTATAATCAGAAATGATATTATCTGCTTTTTCGCAAGGTAGCATTTTATTTTTATTTATTGCTACTACTTTATAAACTCCAGCATCCTTTGCTGCAATAATCCCTGATATAGAATCTTCGAATACTATACATTCATCTTTTTTTAAATTAAGATTTTGAATACATTTCTCATAAATTTCAGGTGAAGGTTTTCCTTTGAAACTATAGTCGTTATAAATAATATTATTCCAATCAAACCATTTATATAATTTTAAATTTTCATAATGAAACCTAATATTATCTAGTCCCGATGCTGTTGCAATAGCACATACATAATTTTTCATTTTTAAATCATCTAAAAATTCTGGCAAGCCGTCAACCAACTTATAATTTTCTTTGTCTGCCTTGCAAAAATCTCTGTATATTTTTTCTTTCTCTAGCTTTAATGTATTGATATTTTCTACATCATCACCTAAAAAATAATGTATACTCTCTTCTATATTTCTTCCATGAATGTAGTTGGAGAATTCTTCATCAGTTGGTTTTCTATGTATTAAA
This region includes:
- a CDS encoding HAD family phosphatase, producing MIKAIIFDFNGTMIFDQEILEKSWTLFLKNLIHRKPTDEEFSNYIHGRNIEESIHYFLGDDVENINTLKLEKEKIYRDFCKADKENYKLVDGLPEFLDDLKMKNYVCAIATASGLDNIRFHYENLKLYKWFDWNNIIYNDYSFKGKPSPEIYEKCIQNLNLKKDECIVFEDSISGIIAAKDAGVYKVVAINKNKMLPCEKADNIISDYKNAIKILE